One stretch of Dethiosulfovibrio peptidovorans DNA includes these proteins:
- a CDS encoding peptide ABC transporter substrate-binding protein, with amino-acid sequence MSSDSKTLLEVKNLQKYFPIRKGILKKIVGHVQAVDGVSFSIRRGETLGVVGESGCGKSTTGRTLMHLLKPTGGSVYYQGQELGTMLAEDPGQVRQKIQIIFQDPYGSLNPRMTVREIVGEAVKLYGLARGKALDQYVSDVIVKAGLRPEHRFRYPHEFSGGQRQRIGIARALALNPEFIVCDEPVSALDVSIQSQVLNELRDLQQELGLTYLFITHDLSVVKHISDRIAIMYLGKIVEITSKHSMFSNPLHPYTRALMSAIPLPDPTVKVTRVPLEGDIPSPINPPSGCRFHTRCPNAMDRCAQEEPLLAEMETDHQVACFLYER; translated from the coding sequence ATGAGCAGCGACAGCAAAACCTTGCTGGAGGTGAAAAACCTCCAGAAATACTTTCCCATCCGCAAGGGTATCCTGAAAAAAATCGTCGGGCACGTTCAGGCCGTCGACGGCGTCTCCTTCTCCATCCGTCGGGGCGAGACCCTCGGGGTCGTCGGCGAATCCGGCTGTGGCAAATCAACCACCGGTCGAACCCTGATGCACCTTCTCAAGCCCACAGGCGGTTCCGTCTACTACCAGGGGCAGGAACTGGGCACGATGCTGGCGGAGGACCCGGGACAGGTGCGGCAAAAAATTCAGATTATCTTTCAGGACCCCTACGGAAGCCTGAACCCCCGAATGACCGTCCGCGAAATCGTGGGCGAGGCGGTCAAGCTCTACGGCCTGGCCCGAGGTAAAGCCCTCGACCAGTACGTCAGCGACGTCATCGTCAAGGCAGGGCTCCGGCCCGAGCATCGCTTCCGCTATCCTCACGAGTTCTCCGGCGGGCAGCGTCAGAGAATCGGCATTGCCCGTGCCCTGGCACTGAACCCCGAGTTTATCGTGTGTGATGAACCCGTCTCGGCCCTCGACGTCTCCATCCAAAGCCAGGTTCTCAACGAACTGCGAGACCTTCAGCAGGAGCTGGGGCTGACGTATCTCTTCATCACCCACGACCTCTCCGTGGTCAAGCACATATCCGACCGGATCGCCATCATGTACCTTGGAAAAATCGTGGAGATCACCTCCAAACACTCCATGTTCTCCAACCCGCTCCATCCCTACACCAGGGCCCTCATGTCGGCAATTCCCTTACCAGACCCCACGGTGAAAGTGACCAGAGTGCCTCTGGAGGGAGACATCCCCTCCCCCATCAACCCGCCGTCGGGCTGCCGTTTCCACACCCGGTGTCCCAATGCCATGGACCGCTGCGCCCAGGAGGAACCTCTTCTCGCCGAAATGGAGACCGATCACCAGGTCGCCTGTTTTCTGTACGAGAGATAA
- a CDS encoding peptide ABC transporter ATP-binding protein: MALLEVKGLKTYFDTDAGTVKAVDGVSFSIESGKTLGIVGESGCGKSVTSLSIMQLLPKPVGRVAGGSVTMNGTDLLDLSEPEMRAIRGNDISMIFQEPMTSLNPVFTIGEQIMEPLRLHQNMKDTQAKKRAVEMLDLVGIPSPNQRVDDYPHQLSGGMRQRAMIAMALACNPALLIADEPTTALDVTVQAQILDLMNDLREKLNSAIMFITHDLGVIAQMAQRVVVMYAGKVVEEADVVPLYGGPLHPYTQGLLRSIPRMDCEKERLDVVPGVVPNPLNFPEGCKFHNRCDQCSDRCLQEEPPIYRLSSNRRVRCWLYENSAEREGADA, from the coding sequence ATGGCATTGCTTGAAGTGAAAGGACTCAAAACCTATTTCGACACCGACGCCGGCACGGTCAAAGCGGTTGACGGCGTTTCCTTCTCCATCGAATCGGGCAAAACCCTGGGCATCGTCGGCGAATCGGGCTGTGGTAAATCCGTCACATCGCTGTCCATCATGCAGCTCCTTCCCAAACCAGTGGGACGAGTGGCCGGGGGATCGGTCACCATGAACGGCACCGACCTTCTGGACCTCTCCGAGCCCGAGATGCGGGCCATTCGGGGCAACGATATATCCATGATCTTTCAGGAGCCCATGACCAGCCTGAACCCCGTTTTCACCATAGGAGAACAGATCATGGAACCCCTGCGGCTTCATCAAAACATGAAAGACACACAGGCAAAAAAACGGGCCGTCGAGATGCTGGACCTCGTGGGCATCCCCTCGCCCAACCAGCGAGTGGACGACTACCCTCACCAGCTCTCCGGCGGAATGCGCCAGCGAGCCATGATCGCCATGGCTCTGGCCTGCAATCCAGCTCTGCTCATCGCGGACGAACCCACGACGGCCCTCGACGTCACCGTCCAGGCCCAGATCCTCGACCTGATGAACGACCTTCGGGAAAAGCTGAACTCGGCCATCATGTTCATCACCCACGACCTGGGCGTCATCGCTCAGATGGCCCAACGAGTCGTCGTCATGTACGCCGGTAAAGTCGTGGAAGAGGCCGACGTCGTTCCCCTCTACGGAGGCCCCCTGCACCCGTACACTCAGGGGCTCCTTCGATCCATCCCCCGGATGGACTGCGAGAAAGAACGGCTGGACGTCGTTCCCGGCGTCGTTCCCAACCCTCTGAACTTTCCCGAGGGCTGCAAATTTCACAACCGATGCGATCAGTGCTCCGATCGCTGTCTCCAGGAGGAACCGCCCATCTACAGACTCAGCTCCAACCGTCGTGTTCGATGCTGGCTGTACGAGAACAGTGCTGAAAGAGAGGGGGCTGACGCATGA
- a CDS encoding peptide ABC transporter permease: protein MTDTTQKKERKHGSLWYEAWVRFRRNRLAMLGLIMVLALAVIAILAPQIAPYDPFKQLIWTEGKAAKLASPSMAHFMGTDLYGRDILSRVIYGARISLQIGIFATLVSLIIGVPLGALAGYFGGWIDDLISWLINVIFAFPFFLFVLAIIAVFNNPSMMVVFVAIGLVTWVPIARVTRAQFITLREREYVEAAKALGIPTRRIIFFHVLPNAVAPVIVQATLRLGSIIMIEAGLAFLGFGAQPPTPSWGLMISVGQKYLATGQWWWAIFPGLAIMYTVLAFNFVGDGLRDALDVRLKR, encoded by the coding sequence ATGACCGACACAACTCAGAAAAAAGAGCGCAAGCACGGCAGCCTCTGGTACGAAGCGTGGGTTCGATTCAGACGAAATCGTCTCGCCATGCTGGGACTCATCATGGTCCTGGCCCTGGCGGTCATCGCCATACTGGCACCCCAGATCGCCCCTTACGACCCCTTCAAACAGCTCATCTGGACCGAGGGCAAAGCGGCCAAGCTGGCTTCTCCCTCGATGGCCCATTTCATGGGAACCGACCTCTACGGACGAGACATCCTGAGCCGGGTCATCTATGGGGCCCGGATTTCCCTTCAGATCGGTATCTTCGCCACACTCGTCTCCCTCATAATCGGCGTACCTCTGGGAGCCCTGGCGGGATACTTTGGCGGGTGGATCGACGACCTCATATCCTGGCTCATCAACGTTATCTTCGCCTTTCCCTTCTTTCTGTTCGTCCTCGCCATCATCGCCGTCTTCAACAACCCGAGCATGATGGTGGTCTTCGTCGCGATCGGCCTGGTCACCTGGGTACCCATCGCCCGGGTCACCCGCGCCCAGTTCATCACCCTTCGGGAACGGGAATACGTCGAAGCCGCCAAAGCCCTGGGAATCCCAACACGACGAATCATCTTCTTCCACGTGCTGCCCAACGCCGTTGCCCCAGTGATCGTTCAGGCAACGCTGCGTCTGGGAAGCATCATCATGATCGAGGCAGGACTTGCCTTCCTGGGCTTCGGCGCTCAGCCGCCCACCCCAAGCTGGGGGCTCATGATCTCCGTGGGACAGAAATACCTGGCCACCGGTCAGTGGTGGTGGGCCATCTTCCCGGGGCTCGCCATCATGTACACCGTTCTGGCCTTCAACTTCGTCGGAGACGGACTGAGAGACGCCCTGGACGTCCGGCTTAAGAGGTAG
- a CDS encoding peptide ABC transporter permease, with translation MFTYIMRRILYTIPVVWGVVTAVFILINVVPGDPAMIMMGQRGDPETLAKIRHDLGLDLPLHKQYFNFMGQLLKGDLGTSYRTNEKVSTAIMDRLGATARLALWALILGTIIGIIAGIVSAVKQYSVFDYSAMFIAIAGVSAPVFWVGLLLLLVFAYGLGWVPGAGYGDGSWKYLLLPVVTLGVRPGALTARLTRSCMLEVLNQDYIRTAKAKGLSNNVVVLKHALKNAMIPVVTIVGTQIASLLSGAVLTETIFAWPGIGRLSVEALIARDFPMIRGTVIFMALIFLLANLIVDISYGLFDPRIRYE, from the coding sequence GTGTTTACCTACATCATGCGGCGAATTTTATACACGATCCCCGTCGTCTGGGGCGTGGTCACCGCTGTGTTCATTCTCATCAACGTCGTTCCGGGAGACCCCGCCATGATCATGATGGGTCAACGGGGCGATCCCGAAACCCTGGCCAAGATCCGGCACGATCTCGGCCTCGACTTGCCCCTGCACAAGCAATACTTCAACTTCATGGGGCAGCTTCTCAAGGGCGATCTCGGCACATCCTACCGTACCAACGAAAAGGTATCCACGGCCATCATGGATCGTCTGGGTGCCACGGCTCGTTTGGCCCTGTGGGCGCTTATCCTGGGGACGATCATCGGGATCATCGCAGGGATAGTCTCGGCGGTCAAACAATACTCGGTGTTCGACTACTCCGCGATGTTCATCGCCATAGCGGGGGTGAGCGCCCCGGTCTTCTGGGTGGGGCTGCTGCTCCTGCTGGTCTTCGCCTACGGCCTGGGCTGGGTTCCCGGGGCGGGATACGGCGACGGCTCGTGGAAATACCTCCTCCTGCCCGTCGTTACCCTGGGCGTTCGACCCGGCGCGCTCACGGCCCGACTCACCCGCTCCTGCATGCTTGAGGTCCTCAACCAGGATTACATCCGAACCGCAAAGGCCAAAGGCCTCTCAAACAACGTCGTCGTCCTGAAGCACGCTCTGAAAAACGCCATGATCCCGGTTGTCACGATCGTGGGCACCCAGATCGCCTCGCTGCTCTCGGGAGCCGTCCTCACCGAGACCATCTTCGCCTGGCCGGGCATCGGTCGCCTCTCGGTCGAGGCCCTCATCGCGCGGGACTTCCCCATGATTCGGGGAACGGTGATATTCATGGCCCTCATCTTCCTTCTGGCAAACCTGATCGTGGACATCTCCTACGGTCTGTTCGATCCCAGGATCCGATACGAATAA
- a CDS encoding YvrJ family protein yields the protein MEEFLAGVLQNGFSVAVAAYLLIRMENRLEKLSQAINDLKIAIAEGPANAR from the coding sequence ATGGAAGAGTTTCTGGCCGGCGTGCTCCAGAACGGGTTCTCCGTCGCCGTGGCAGCGTATTTGCTGATACGAATGGAAAACCGGCTCGAAAAACTCAGCCAGGCCATAAACGACCTGAAAATCGCCATAGCCGAAGGGCCGGCCAATGCACGATAA
- a CDS encoding peptide ABC transporter substrate-binding protein, protein MRKALFLTVAVLSILAVAAAGSIAAPRSGGVLKWRIINDPPALDPVTSNITTATRGTNLYLETLVKTSSEGEILPSLAKNWDVNDDSTVWTFHLRPEVRFQKTVLGEPTLNGGRKMTAEDVKYSFERLVKMKSARVFFADKIKGYNALNDGEASEWSGIKVIDDHTVQFTLEEPFAPFLAVLTYPSFGVVPKEDAEKWGKEFSFHPVGTGPFALAEWKHDSLAAFRRNPDYWAVDENGTQLPYLEGVDLVVLPDNGVAFMEFKKGNIDVLPDIPDEYYEPLQKDFPDGFQERPGLNTYYYGMSQLGEPFKENLKLRQAMNCAVNRKAINELVLNGRYEPAKGVLPPGMPGYTPDLRAYEYDPAKAKALLKEAGYGDGLELTLHFNNNPRHRSIAEAMQAQLAEVGITLKLASSEVGAHYEAVRRGDFGFFRAGWAGDYADPDNFLYTLFCSDNFGPKGNYCRYKNDQVDAWLKEARRETVPAKRWELYKKAEQQIVDDAVWMFLFYQTTSLVARPEVQGLKLAFLGDYMTELTQVWLDKK, encoded by the coding sequence ATGAGAAAAGCTCTATTCCTGACGGTCGCGGTACTGTCGATCCTGGCCGTCGCAGCAGCGGGTTCTATCGCCGCTCCTCGCTCCGGCGGGGTGCTCAAGTGGCGGATTATCAATGACCCGCCCGCATTGGATCCAGTCACGTCTAACATCACGACCGCCACACGAGGTACGAACCTGTATCTTGAAACTCTTGTCAAGACGAGCTCCGAAGGAGAGATCCTTCCCTCTCTGGCAAAAAACTGGGATGTGAACGACGACTCCACGGTCTGGACGTTCCATCTGCGGCCGGAGGTTCGGTTCCAGAAGACGGTCTTGGGCGAGCCCACGTTGAACGGTGGCCGGAAGATGACCGCTGAGGACGTGAAGTATTCCTTCGAGCGTCTGGTCAAGATGAAGTCCGCTCGTGTTTTCTTCGCCGACAAGATCAAAGGCTACAATGCCCTGAACGATGGTGAGGCGTCCGAGTGGTCGGGTATCAAGGTCATCGATGACCACACGGTTCAGTTCACCCTGGAGGAGCCATTTGCACCGTTTTTGGCCGTGCTGACCTATCCGTCTTTTGGCGTCGTTCCCAAAGAGGACGCCGAGAAGTGGGGCAAGGAGTTTTCTTTCCACCCCGTGGGCACGGGGCCCTTCGCTCTTGCAGAGTGGAAACACGACAGCCTGGCTGCCTTCCGTCGCAATCCTGACTATTGGGCTGTGGACGAGAACGGAACTCAGCTTCCTTATCTTGAGGGTGTGGACCTGGTCGTCTTGCCGGATAACGGCGTGGCCTTCATGGAGTTCAAGAAGGGAAATATCGACGTGCTTCCCGATATCCCCGACGAGTACTACGAGCCTCTTCAGAAGGACTTCCCTGATGGTTTTCAGGAGCGTCCCGGTCTGAACACGTACTACTACGGTATGAGTCAGCTTGGCGAGCCTTTCAAGGAAAACCTGAAGCTTCGTCAGGCGATGAACTGCGCCGTCAACAGAAAGGCGATCAACGAACTCGTCCTCAACGGACGATATGAGCCCGCAAAGGGTGTGTTGCCTCCGGGCATGCCGGGCTACACCCCTGACCTGAGGGCCTACGAATACGACCCGGCCAAGGCAAAGGCCCTCTTGAAGGAGGCGGGCTACGGCGACGGGCTGGAGTTGACTCTGCACTTCAACAACAACCCGAGGCACCGTTCCATCGCCGAGGCCATGCAGGCCCAGCTTGCCGAGGTGGGGATCACCCTCAAGTTGGCCTCCTCCGAAGTCGGTGCCCACTACGAAGCGGTTCGCCGGGGTGATTTTGGCTTCTTCCGTGCCGGTTGGGCCGGGGACTATGCCGACCCGGACAATTTCCTCTACACGTTGTTCTGTTCCGATAACTTTGGCCCCAAGGGCAACTATTGCCGCTATAAGAACGACCAGGTCGATGCCTGGCTTAAAGAGGCCCGTCGGGAGACCGTCCCAGCCAAGCGCTGGGAGCTGTACAAAAAGGCGGAACAACAGATCGTGGACGATGCCGTGTGGATGTTCCTCTTCTATCAGACGACCAGCCTCGTGGCTCGTCCCGAGGTTCAGGGGCTGAAGCTCGCTTTTCTGGGCGACTACATGACCGAGTTGACGCAGGTCTGGCTCGACAAGAAATAA
- a CDS encoding peptidase M15: MHDNHLRISPHFTLSEFQCPCCLRVRLQPELLLRLEALRGIWGPLRITSGYRCTRHNRDVGGIPGSRHLIGAAADIAVTPVEQGRFARLAKKQGFEQVIPYGARGFVHLAIRTDTA; this comes from the coding sequence ATGCACGATAACCACCTGCGCATCTCGCCGCACTTCACGCTCAGCGAATTTCAGTGCCCCTGCTGTCTCAGGGTTCGCCTCCAGCCGGAATTGCTCCTCCGGCTGGAGGCCCTTCGGGGCATCTGGGGCCCGCTGCGTATCACGAGCGGATACCGATGCACCAGACACAACAGAGACGTCGGCGGTATCCCGGGGAGCCGCCATCTCATCGGTGCAGCGGCAGACATTGCCGTTACACCGGTCGAACAGGGGCGGTTCGCTCGCCTGGCGAAAAAACAGGGCTTCGAGCAGGTCATACCCTATGGCGCACGGGGCTTTGTCCACCTTGCAATTCGAACGGACACCGCATAA
- a CDS encoding DUF1659 domain-containing protein, giving the protein MATYNPMGSRISLICQVGTGADGQPELGRLSISRVNPNLTADQIDSLSQKLGGLLSVPVVEVRKTDTDTVVA; this is encoded by the coding sequence ATGGCGACATACAACCCCATGGGCAGCCGCATCAGCCTTATCTGCCAGGTGGGAACTGGAGCCGATGGCCAGCCCGAACTGGGGCGACTCTCCATCTCCAGGGTCAACCCCAACCTCACCGCAGACCAGATTGACAGCCTGTCCCAAAAACTGGGCGGCCTCCTCTCTGTGCCGGTCGTCGAGGTTCGAAAAACGGACACCGACACCGTCGTGGCCTAG